A portion of the Burkholderiales bacterium genome contains these proteins:
- a CDS encoding Maf-like protein produces the protein MVLNRRRVYLASRSPRRRELLKQIGIEFELLLLREGPTRQADVDETPHAGETPEAFAERIARAKAEAGMRYLLQRRLPRMYPVYPLVAADTVVALDGAVIGKPQSSAHAAEILRRLSGRTHQVYTGVAVAFEDRLESALSASQVTFRALSDEEIAAYVATGEPMDKAGAYGIQGLGAVFATELRGSYSGVVGLPLYETSMLLKRLGYGIF, from the coding sequence ATGGTGCTCAACCGCAGGCGCGTCTATCTCGCCTCCCGCAGCCCCCGGCGGCGGGAGCTCCTGAAACAGATCGGCATCGAGTTCGAGCTTCTGCTCTTGCGGGAAGGCCCGACCCGCCAGGCGGACGTGGACGAAACGCCCCACGCCGGCGAGACGCCCGAAGCCTTCGCCGAGCGCATCGCCCGGGCCAAGGCCGAAGCCGGCATGCGCTACCTCTTGCAACGGCGGCTGCCCCGGATGTATCCCGTCTACCCCCTGGTGGCCGCCGACACGGTGGTGGCGCTGGACGGAGCCGTCATTGGCAAGCCCCAGTCCAGCGCCCACGCGGCGGAGATCCTGCGCCGCCTTTCTGGTCGCACCCACCAGGTCTATACCGGCGTGGCGGTGGCCTTCGAGGACCGGCTGGAATCGGCCCTTTCGGCGAGCCAGGTCACCTTCCGGGCCCTCTCGGACGAGGAGATCGCCGCCTACGTCGCTACGGGGGAGCCCATGGACAAGGCGGGCGCCTACGGCATCCAGGGCCTCGGCGCCGTCTTCGCGACCGAGCTGCGCGGCAGCTATTCCGGGGTGGTCGGCCTGCCCCTGTACGAGACCAGCATGCTCCTCAAGCGGCTCGGCTATGGAATTTTCTGA
- the rlmH gene encoding ribosomal RNA large subunit methyltransferase H, with protein sequence MKLLVVAVGERMPSWVITGFEEYARRMPREARVELVEIRAQRRTGRGVEQALRHERDRILAALPAGCMRVVLDEGGRALDTRGFARFLSRCLGSGRSLAFVIGGADGLHPDVKREADLLLSLSPMTLPHGLARVVLAEQLYRSLALLHGHPYHRE encoded by the coding sequence ATGAAGCTCCTGGTGGTGGCGGTGGGCGAAAGGATGCCGTCTTGGGTCATCACCGGCTTCGAGGAATATGCCCGGCGCATGCCCCGGGAAGCGCGCGTGGAGCTGGTGGAGATCCGGGCGCAACGGCGGACGGGGAGGGGCGTGGAACAGGCCTTGAGGCATGAGCGGGACCGCATCCTGGCGGCCCTGCCCGCGGGGTGCATGCGGGTGGTGCTGGACGAGGGCGGCCGGGCGCTGGATACCCGGGGTTTCGCCCGCTTCCTCTCCCGCTGCCTGGGAAGCGGGCGCAGCCTCGCCTTCGTGATCGGCGGCGCCGACGGGCTGCACCCCGACGTGAAGCGGGAAGCGGACCTGCTCCTTTCCCTCTCTCCCATGACCCTGCCCCACGGCCTCGCGCGGGTGGTGCTGGCGGAGCAGTTGTACCGGTCGCTTGCCCTGCTGCACGGGCATCCCTATCACCGGGAATAA
- the nadD gene encoding putative nicotinate-nucleotide adenylyltransferase produces the protein MKAFRLIGVLGGTFDPIHYGHLRVAEEVAEALGLAEVRFVPAARPPLREAPVAAAEHRAEMVRLAIAGNPRFVLEPCELQRPGVSYTVDTLETLRRALGSDTGLCLILGGDAAARLPAWSRWQRLGELAHLVLVNRPGGGPVPDPAWPPALLREWEARRRDAPAELASAPAGGMLQVATTPLAISASSLRALLRAGRSPRYLLPDSVLDYIEINRLYVPGGG, from the coding sequence TTGAAAGCCTTCCGGCTCATCGGCGTCCTCGGGGGCACCTTTGACCCCATCCATTACGGCCACCTGCGCGTCGCCGAGGAGGTGGCCGAAGCCCTGGGCCTGGCGGAAGTCCGGTTCGTGCCGGCCGCCCGGCCGCCCTTGCGGGAGGCCCCGGTGGCGGCGGCGGAGCACCGGGCGGAGATGGTGCGCCTGGCCATCGCCGGGAATCCCCGCTTCGTCCTGGAGCCCTGCGAGCTCCAGCGCCCGGGGGTGAGCTACACCGTGGACACCCTGGAGACCCTGCGGCGGGCGCTGGGCTCCGATACGGGCCTCTGCCTGATCCTGGGGGGCGACGCGGCGGCGCGCCTGCCCGCCTGGTCTCGCTGGCAGCGATTGGGGGAGCTGGCCCACCTGGTGCTGGTTAACCGGCCGGGCGGCGGCCCGGTTCCGGATCCGGCTTGGCCGCCGGCGCTCCTGCGGGAGTGGGAGGCGCGCCGCCGCGACGCCCCGGCGGAGCTCGCCAGCGCCCCGGCGGGGGGCATGCTCCAGGTGGCCACCACCCCCCTCGCCATCTCCGCCTCCTCCCTGCGGGCCCTGCTGCGCGCCGGCCGCAGCCCCCGTTATTTGCTTCCCGATTCGGTTCTCGATTATATTGAGATCAACCGGTTGTACGTCCCAGGAGGCGGATGA
- the pdhB gene encoding acetyltransferase component of pyruvate dehydrogenase complex, translating into MTTLQEVRVPDIGDFKDVPVIEVLVKPGDLVKAEDPLITLESDKATMDVPSPAAGTVKEVKVKVGDKVSEGTLVLTLEAAPGQEAPRPPEATPPAPARNEVPPAAAAQAASAPPAPAPGAALPPRESAPVAPPWEPPLAAPGAPPPIDEAGFRKAHASPAVRRFARELGVDLTRVKGSGPKGRILKEDVQAFVKQSLARPAAGPGFGFALPEWPQVDFSKFGPVETRPLSRIKKISGANLHRNWVAIPHVTQHEEADITELEAFRRQMAEEAQKDGVRLTLLAFLLKAAVAALKKYPEFNSSLTAEGDALVLKGYYHIGVAVDTPEGLVVPVIRDVDRKGVLALARELGEVSARAREKKLSPADMQGGTFSISSLGGIGGTAFTPIINAPEVAILGVSRSAWKPVYRDGEFVPRLLLPLSLSYDHRVIDGAAAARFVTALAEVLSDIRRLVL; encoded by the coding sequence ATGACAACACTGCAAGAAGTAAGGGTACCGGACATCGGCGACTTCAAAGACGTGCCCGTTATCGAGGTGCTGGTCAAACCGGGCGACCTGGTGAAGGCGGAGGATCCCCTCATCACCTTGGAGTCGGACAAGGCCACCATGGACGTGCCCTCGCCGGCGGCCGGGACGGTGAAAGAGGTCAAGGTGAAAGTGGGGGACAAGGTTTCCGAGGGAACCCTGGTGCTGACCCTGGAGGCCGCCCCTGGCCAGGAAGCCCCCCGACCACCTGAGGCCACGCCTCCAGCCCCCGCCCGAAACGAAGTGCCCCCCGCAGCCGCGGCCCAGGCGGCCTCGGCCCCGCCTGCACCAGCTCCGGGAGCGGCCCTGCCGCCGCGGGAAAGCGCCCCGGTCGCTCCTCCCTGGGAGCCGCCCCTTGCGGCCCCTGGGGCGCCGCCTCCCATCGACGAGGCGGGGTTTCGCAAGGCCCACGCGAGCCCGGCGGTGCGCCGCTTCGCCCGGGAGCTGGGGGTCGATCTTACCCGGGTGAAAGGTTCGGGTCCCAAGGGCCGCATCCTCAAGGAGGACGTGCAGGCCTTCGTCAAGCAGAGCCTCGCCCGACCGGCGGCGGGCCCGGGTTTCGGGTTCGCCCTGCCCGAGTGGCCGCAAGTGGATTTTTCCAAGTTCGGCCCGGTAGAGACCCGGCCCTTGAGCCGAATCAAGAAGATCTCGGGAGCGAACCTGCACCGCAACTGGGTGGCCATTCCCCACGTCACCCAGCACGAGGAGGCCGACATCACCGAGCTGGAGGCGTTCCGCAGGCAAATGGCGGAGGAGGCCCAAAAGGACGGGGTGCGCCTGACGCTCCTCGCCTTCCTGCTCAAGGCCGCGGTGGCGGCCCTCAAGAAATACCCGGAGTTCAACAGCTCCTTGACGGCGGAGGGGGACGCCCTGGTGCTCAAGGGCTACTACCACATCGGTGTGGCGGTGGACACGCCCGAGGGCCTGGTAGTGCCGGTGATCCGGGACGTGGACCGGAAAGGGGTACTGGCCCTCGCCCGGGAGCTGGGGGAGGTGAGCGCCCGGGCCCGGGAGAAGAAACTTTCGCCCGCCGACATGCAGGGGGGCACCTTCTCCATCTCCAGCCTGGGGGGTATCGGCGGCACCGCGTTCACCCCCATCATCAATGCCCCCGAGGTGGCCATCCTGGGGGTCTCCCGCTCCGCCTGGAAACCGGTATACCGGGATGGGGAGTTCGTTCCCCGGCTGCTCCTGCCCTTGTCCCTGTCCTATGACCACCGGGTGATCGACGGAGCGGCAGCCGCCCGGTTCGTCACCGCCTTGGCGGAAGTTCTGTCCGACATCCGCCGGCTGGTGCTTTGA
- a CDS encoding hypothetical protein (possible pseudo, frameshifted), translating to MMHDQEDVYYYITVMNENYAHPPMPEGAREGILKGMYLFSEAEAGKGTKAPRVQLLGSGTILREVIAASELLANDFGVISDVWSVTSFNELRREGMSVERWNLLHPESPPRKSYVEQCLAQRPGPVVAATDYMRLFADQIRPYLPKRFIALGTDGFGRSDTREKLRRFFEVDRHQVAVAALKALADEGAVPASRVTEAIKKYGLDPERADPWKV from the coding sequence ATGATGCATGACCAGGAGGACGTGTACTACTACATCACCGTCATGAACGAGAACTACGCCCACCCGCCCATGCCCGAAGGCGCGCGGGAGGGCATTCTCAAAGGGATGTACCTCTTCTCCGAGGCAGAAGCGGGCAAGGGCACGAAGGCGCCGCGGGTCCAGCTTCTGGGCAGCGGCACCATCCTACGGGAGGTGATCGCCGCCTCCGAGCTCCTGGCGAACGACTTCGGCGTGATCTCCGACGTGTGGAGCGTGACCAGCTTCAACGAGCTGCGGCGGGAGGGCATGAGCGTCGAGCGCTGGAACCTGCTCCATCCGGAGTCGCCGCCGCGCAAGAGCTACGTGGAGCAGTGCCTGGCGCAGCGGCCCGGCCCGGTGGTCGCGGCCACCGACTACATGCGGCTCTTCGCCGACCAGATCCGGCCCTATCTGCCCAAGCGCTTCATCGCCCTCGGCACGGACGGTTTCGGCCGTTCTGACACGCGCGAGAAGCTGCGCCGCTTCTTCGAGGTGGACCGCCACCAGGTAGCGGTGGCGGCCCTCAAGGCCCTGGCCGACGAGGGCGCGGTGCCGGCCTCCAGGGTGACGGAGGCCATCAAGAAGTACGGCCTCGATCCCGAGCGGGCCGACCCGTGGAAAGTATGA
- a CDS encoding hypothetical protein (possible pseudo, frameshifted): MGATWCSCRVTRLPGIYARAFLLGRLTEEQLDNFRQEVDGRGLSSYPHPWLMPTFWKFPTVSMGLGPIQAIYQARFMKYLHDRGIVDTSGRKVWCFCGDGEMDEPESLGCISVAGREKLDNLIFVVNCNLQRLDGPVRGNGKIIQELEGDFRGAGWNVIKLIWGSYWDPLLAQDKNGLLLKRMEECVDGEYQTFKARDGAYVRKHFFGKYPELAQMVAHMTDDDIWRLNRGGHDPHKIYAAYHAAVSHKGQPTVILAKTVKGYGMGEAGEGQNITHQQKKMGTTSLKAFRDRFKLPIPDEKLEEIPYLKFEEGSPELNYMRERRMALGGYLPSRRQKADKSLDVPELSAFEALLKGSDGREMSTTMAFVRILNVLVRDKNIGKYVVPIVPDESRTFGMEGMFRQFGIWSSVGQLYVPEDADQLMFYKEDKHGQILQEGINEAGATCSWMAAASSYSVHGPDHDPVLHLLLHVRVPAGGRPAYGRRATCAPRLSDRRHRRPHYPERRRAAARGRPQPHPRFHRAQLHRLRPRLCLRARRHHPGRPAAHDA; encoded by the coding sequence ATGGGGGCGACCTGGTGTTCGTGCAGGGTCACTCGGCTCCCGGGCATCTACGCCCGCGCCTTCCTCCTGGGGCGGCTGACCGAGGAGCAGCTCGACAACTTCCGCCAGGAGGTGGACGGCCGAGGGCTTTCGTCCTATCCCCACCCCTGGCTCATGCCCACGTTCTGGAAGTTTCCCACCGTGTCCATGGGGCTCGGACCCATCCAGGCCATCTACCAGGCCCGCTTCATGAAGTACTTGCACGACCGCGGCATCGTCGACACCTCCGGGCGCAAGGTGTGGTGCTTCTGCGGCGACGGGGAGATGGACGAGCCGGAGTCCCTGGGCTGCATCTCGGTGGCGGGGCGCGAGAAGCTGGACAACCTGATCTTCGTGGTCAATTGCAACCTGCAGCGGCTGGACGGCCCGGTGCGCGGCAACGGCAAGATCATCCAGGAGCTGGAGGGGGACTTCCGCGGCGCCGGCTGGAACGTGATCAAGCTGATCTGGGGCTCTTACTGGGATCCGCTGCTCGCCCAGGACAAGAACGGGTTGCTGCTCAAGCGCATGGAGGAGTGCGTCGACGGGGAGTACCAGACCTTCAAGGCGCGCGACGGCGCCTACGTGCGCAAGCACTTCTTCGGCAAGTACCCGGAGCTCGCCCAGATGGTCGCTCATATGACCGACGACGACATCTGGCGCCTGAACCGGGGCGGCCACGATCCCCACAAGATCTATGCCGCCTACCACGCGGCGGTGAGCCACAAGGGCCAGCCCACGGTGATCCTGGCCAAGACGGTCAAGGGCTACGGCATGGGAGAGGCGGGCGAGGGCCAGAACATCACCCATCAGCAGAAGAAGATGGGCACCACCTCCCTCAAGGCCTTCCGCGACCGCTTCAAGCTGCCCATTCCCGACGAGAAGCTGGAAGAGATCCCTTACCTCAAGTTCGAGGAAGGCTCGCCCGAGCTCAACTACATGCGCGAGCGGCGCATGGCCCTGGGGGGCTACCTTCCTTCGCGGCGGCAGAAGGCCGACAAGTCCCTCGACGTCCCGGAGCTGTCCGCCTTCGAGGCCCTGCTCAAGGGCTCGGACGGCCGGGAAATGTCCACCACCATGGCCTTCGTGCGCATCCTGAACGTGCTGGTGAGGGACAAGAACATCGGGAAGTACGTAGTGCCCATCGTGCCGGACGAGTCGCGCACCTTCGGCATGGAGGGGATGTTCCGCCAGTTCGGGATCTGGTCGTCGGTAGGCCAGCTCTACGTGCCCGAGGACGCCGACCAGCTCATGTTCTACAAGGAGGACAAGCACGGCCAGATCCTGCAAGAAGGCATCAACGAGGCCGGCGCGACCTGCTCCTGGATGGCGGCGGCGAGTTCCTACAGCGTCCACGGACCAGATCATGATCCCGTTCTACATCTTCTACTCCATGTTCGGGTTCCAGCGGGTGGGCGACCTGCCTATGGGCGGCGGGCGACATGCGCGCCGCGGCTTTCTGATCGGCGGCACCGCCGGCCGCACTACCCTGAACGGCGAAGGGCTGCAGCACGAGGACGGCCACAGCCACATCCTCGCTTCCACCGTGCCCAACTGCATCGCCTACGACCCCGCCTTTGCCTACGAGCTCGCCGTCATCATCCAGGACGGCCTGCGGCGCATGATGCATGA
- the folD1 gene encoding bifunctional protein FolD 1: protein MMVKIIDGKAVAAQVRARVKERVARLRRAGVVPGLAVILVGDDAASRVYVGTKVRACREAGILSRRIELPAQTAEAELIRTIEGLNQDSAVHGILVQLPLPPAMDVHRVFEAVAAEKDVDGFHLHNVGLLSIGRWGLAPCTPAGILRLLAHEGISCRGQHAVVVGASNLVGKPMALMLLQEGATVTVCNSKTRDLARYTRLADLLVVAVGKPGLVTADMVKPGAVVIDVGINRLPDGRLTGDVDFDTVAQRASCITPVPGGVGPMTVAMLLENTVTAAERQTRASFPTPFADPVDAA, encoded by the coding sequence ATGATGGTGAAGATCATTGACGGTAAGGCGGTGGCCGCCCAGGTGCGGGCCCGGGTCAAGGAGCGGGTGGCTCGGCTACGGCGGGCGGGCGTCGTCCCGGGGCTGGCGGTCATCCTGGTGGGAGACGATGCGGCGTCCCGGGTGTACGTGGGCACCAAGGTGCGGGCCTGCCGGGAGGCGGGAATTCTCTCCCGCCGAATCGAGCTCCCCGCCCAGACTGCCGAGGCGGAATTGATCCGCACCATCGAAGGCTTGAACCAGGACTCGGCGGTGCACGGCATCCTGGTGCAACTGCCCCTGCCTCCCGCCATGGACGTCCATCGGGTGTTCGAAGCGGTGGCGGCGGAGAAGGACGTGGACGGCTTCCACCTGCACAACGTGGGGCTGCTGTCCATCGGCCGGTGGGGGCTGGCGCCCTGCACCCCGGCGGGCATCCTGCGGCTGCTGGCCCACGAGGGGATCTCCTGCCGGGGCCAGCACGCCGTGGTGGTGGGGGCGAGTAACCTGGTGGGCAAGCCCATGGCCTTGATGCTCCTGCAGGAAGGGGCCACCGTCACCGTGTGCAACTCCAAGACCCGCGACCTCGCCCGGTACACGCGGCTTGCCGACCTTCTCGTCGTCGCCGTGGGCAAGCCCGGCCTCGTCACCGCGGACATGGTGAAGCCCGGCGCGGTAGTGATCGACGTGGGCATCAACCGCCTCCCGGACGGGAGGCTCACAGGCGACGTGGACTTCGACACCGTCGCCCAGCGCGCTTCCTGCATCACGCCGGTGCCGGGCGGCGTCGGGCCCATGACCGTCGCCATGCTCCTGGAGAACACGGTGACCGCGGCCGAGCGCCAGACGCGCGCGAGCTTTCCCACACCCTTCGCCGACCCCGTCGACGCCGCCTGA
- a CDS encoding phenylacetate--CoA ligase produces the protein MDYYDALETRDPQLRERALVQALAAQIEHAKRVAPAFARLLAGVNGADVKSRADLARLPLIRKSELPELQRAEPPFGGLASTLPGAVVRVFSSPGPIFDPEGAGADWWRFARALYAAGFRRGDWVHNAFSYHFTPAGFMVDSGARALGCTVFPAGVGQTELQVQAIARLKPQGYAGTPSFLKILCQRADELGADVSSLTKALVSAEALPASLREEMGRRGIRVLQCYASADLGLIAYESEAMEGLIVDEGVVVEIVRPGTGDPVPDGEVGEVVVTTLNPDYPLIRFATGDLSAVLPGRSPCGRTNQRIRGWMGRADQTVKVRGMFVYPAQVAEILRRHPQVSRGRLVVDRDEAGNDRMTLHCELEAGTDGAGLLEALIRAIRDVTGLRGGAVLCRPGELPNDGKVIEDRRSVS, from the coding sequence ATGGACTATTACGACGCCCTGGAAACTCGCGACCCGCAGCTTCGGGAGCGGGCCCTCGTGCAGGCACTCGCGGCCCAGATCGAGCACGCGAAGCGGGTCGCCCCGGCCTTCGCGCGGCTTCTCGCCGGGGTCAACGGCGCCGACGTCAAGAGCCGCGCGGATCTGGCCCGCCTGCCCCTCATCCGCAAGTCGGAGCTTCCCGAGCTGCAGCGGGCCGAGCCCCCGTTCGGGGGCCTCGCCTCCACGCTGCCCGGAGCGGTGGTGCGCGTCTTCTCCTCTCCGGGTCCCATCTTCGATCCCGAAGGCGCGGGTGCCGACTGGTGGCGCTTCGCCCGGGCCCTCTACGCGGCGGGCTTTCGCCGGGGCGACTGGGTGCACAACGCCTTCTCCTACCATTTCACCCCGGCCGGGTTCATGGTGGACAGCGGCGCCCGGGCCCTGGGCTGCACCGTGTTCCCGGCTGGCGTGGGCCAGACCGAGCTTCAGGTGCAGGCCATCGCCCGGCTCAAGCCCCAGGGCTACGCCGGGACGCCTTCCTTTCTCAAGATCCTGTGCCAGCGGGCCGACGAGCTGGGCGCGGACGTCTCTTCGCTCACCAAGGCGTTGGTCTCCGCGGAAGCCCTTCCGGCGAGCCTGCGGGAGGAAATGGGCCGCCGAGGAATCCGGGTGCTCCAGTGCTACGCCTCCGCCGACCTGGGGCTGATCGCCTACGAGTCGGAGGCCATGGAGGGCCTCATCGTGGACGAAGGGGTGGTCGTGGAGATCGTGCGGCCCGGGACCGGCGATCCGGTCCCGGACGGGGAGGTGGGCGAGGTGGTGGTGACCACCCTCAACCCGGACTATCCCCTGATCCGCTTCGCCACTGGGGATCTGTCCGCCGTGCTTCCGGGGCGAAGCCCCTGCGGCCGCACCAACCAGCGCATCCGGGGCTGGATGGGGCGGGCCGACCAGACCGTCAAGGTCCGGGGGATGTTCGTGTATCCCGCCCAGGTGGCGGAGATTCTACGGCGCCATCCCCAGGTAAGCCGCGGGCGCCTGGTGGTGGACCGGGACGAAGCCGGCAACGACCGCATGACCCTCCACTGCGAACTGGAGGCGGGGACGGATGGGGCTGGCCTGCTCGAAGCCTTGATCCGCGCCATCCGGGACGTGACCGGCTTGCGGGGCGGAGCGGTTCTGTGCCGCCCGGGAGAGCTACCCAACGACGGCAAGGTGATCGAAGACCGGCGCAGCGTGTCTTAG
- a CDS encoding ABC transporter ATP-binding protein yields the protein MEASLYLLAVNNIEVIYDHVILVLKGVSLDVPEGRIVALLGANGAGKTTTLKAISNLLRAERGEVTKGSIVYKGRRVDALSAPELVRLGVIQVMEGRRIFGHLTVEENLLTGAYTRRASRAEIRQDLERVYGYFPRLKERRNALAGFTSGGEQQMTAVGRALMARPSMILLDEPSMGLAPQIVEEIYEIVQSLNRNEGVSFLLAEQNASLALRYAHHGYILENGRVVMEGEAQALANNEDVKEFYLGISKGGRLSFRDVKHYRRRKRWLA from the coding sequence ATGGAGGCGAGCCTCTATCTCCTCGCGGTCAACAACATCGAGGTCATCTACGACCACGTCATCCTGGTGCTGAAAGGGGTGTCCCTGGACGTGCCGGAAGGCAGGATCGTGGCGCTTCTGGGCGCTAACGGGGCGGGCAAGACCACCACCCTCAAGGCCATCTCCAACCTGCTGCGGGCAGAGCGGGGCGAGGTGACCAAGGGCAGCATCGTCTATAAAGGCCGGCGGGTGGACGCCCTCTCCGCCCCCGAGCTGGTGAGGCTGGGGGTGATCCAGGTGATGGAGGGCCGGCGCATCTTCGGCCATCTCACGGTGGAGGAGAACCTGCTCACCGGCGCCTACACCCGGCGGGCGAGCCGGGCCGAGATCCGCCAGGACCTGGAGCGGGTCTACGGCTATTTCCCGCGCCTCAAGGAGCGGCGCAACGCCCTGGCAGGCTTCACTTCCGGGGGCGAGCAGCAGATGACCGCGGTGGGGAGGGCCTTGATGGCCCGCCCGAGCATGATCCTGCTGGACGAGCCGTCCATGGGGCTCGCGCCCCAGATCGTGGAGGAGATCTACGAGATCGTGCAAAGCCTGAACCGCAATGAGGGGGTGAGCTTCCTGCTGGCGGAGCAGAACGCGAGCCTGGCCCTGCGCTACGCCCACCACGGCTACATCCTGGAAAACGGCCGGGTGGTGATGGAGGGCGAAGCCCAGGCGCTGGCGAACAACGAGGACGTCAAGGAGTTCTACCTAGGCATCTCCAAGGGCGGGCGGCTGAGCTTCCGGGACGTCAAGCACTACCGGCGCCGGAAACGCTGGCTGGCGTGA
- a CDS encoding ABC transporter permease, translating into MKRESFKSCRIGLALVAAVALAGAFVPTQAAEQFIPMLSYRVGPYAPGGSGFFGGYIDYLDMINKRDGGVNGVKLTWEECETEYKNDRGVECYERLKGKGPTGGTVFTPLSTGITYSLIERATADKIPVISMGYGRTDASDGRIFPYIFPLVTNYWSQNTAKIKFIGMREGGMDKLKGKKIANLYHGSAYGKETIPVLDIQAKKYGFEVKHIEVPHPGNEQQSQWLEIRRYKPDWVILRGWGVMNPTALKTAQKVGFPADRIVGVWWSGAEEDVIPAGDAAKGFISAAFHPSGRDFPVIQDILKHVYGGGNRGNMTDQSRIGQQYFNRGVIQGILTVEAIRTAQEKFGRGKSLTPEQVRWGIENLNIDEKRIRQLGAFGLLQPLKVSCQDHEGGGAVKFQQWDGERWKVISDWIPSDQSIVRPMIEESAARYAKEKGIKPREGTSLGSDCGNYPEHLKKIVSGG; encoded by the coding sequence ATGAAACGCGAGTCATTCAAGTCGTGCCGCATCGGCCTGGCCCTGGTGGCCGCCGTTGCGCTGGCGGGAGCTTTCGTGCCGACCCAGGCCGCAGAGCAGTTCATTCCCATGCTGTCCTACCGGGTCGGGCCCTACGCGCCGGGCGGTTCCGGGTTCTTCGGCGGCTACATCGACTACCTGGACATGATCAACAAGCGCGACGGCGGGGTGAACGGGGTCAAGCTCACCTGGGAGGAGTGCGAGACCGAGTACAAGAACGACCGGGGCGTGGAGTGCTACGAGCGGCTCAAGGGCAAGGGCCCGACCGGCGGGACCGTGTTCACGCCGCTTTCCACCGGCATCACCTATTCCCTGATCGAGCGCGCGACCGCCGACAAGATCCCGGTGATCTCCATGGGTTACGGACGTACTGACGCTTCCGACGGCCGCATTTTCCCCTACATCTTTCCGCTGGTCACCAACTACTGGAGCCAGAACACCGCCAAGATCAAGTTCATCGGCATGCGCGAAGGGGGGATGGACAAGCTCAAGGGAAAGAAGATTGCCAATCTCTATCACGGCTCGGCCTACGGCAAGGAAACCATCCCGGTCCTCGATATCCAGGCGAAGAAGTACGGCTTCGAGGTGAAGCACATCGAAGTGCCGCACCCGGGCAACGAGCAGCAGTCCCAGTGGCTGGAGATCCGTCGCTACAAGCCCGACTGGGTGATCCTGCGGGGCTGGGGGGTCATGAACCCGACGGCCCTCAAGACTGCGCAGAAGGTAGGCTTCCCGGCCGACCGGATCGTGGGCGTGTGGTGGAGCGGCGCGGAGGAGGACGTGATTCCCGCGGGTGACGCCGCCAAGGGCTTCATCTCAGCCGCCTTCCACCCGTCAGGGCGCGACTTCCCGGTAATCCAGGATATCTTGAAGCACGTCTACGGCGGCGGCAACCGGGGCAACATGACCGATCAGAGCCGCATCGGCCAGCAGTACTTCAACCGCGGCGTGATCCAGGGCATCCTCACCGTGGAGGCGATTCGCACTGCCCAGGAGAAGTTCGGCAGGGGCAAATCCCTCACGCCGGAGCAGGTCCGCTGGGGCATCGAGAATCTCAACATCGACGAGAAGCGCATCCGTCAGCTCGGGGCCTTCGGGCTGCTGCAGCCCTTGAAGGTCTCGTGTCAGGACCACGAGGGCGGCGGCGCGGTCAAGTTCCAGCAGTGGGACGGGGAGCGCTGGAAGGTGATCTCGGACTGGATTCCCTCGGATCAATCCATCGTGCGCCCCATGATCGAGGAGTCGGCGGCCAGGTACGCCAAGGAGAAGGGGATCAAGCCCCGGGAGGGCACGTCCCTCGGCTCCGACTGCGGCAATTATCCCGAGCACCTGAAGAAGATCGTCTCGGGTGGTTGA